The following is a genomic window from Deltaproteobacteria bacterium.
ACAATGATGGAAACGATCTCAGGTGTATCCAAGGTAGAAGCCACTTTATAGTCAGATAGGGTATCATTCAAAATGCGCCCCTTTTCCATTTTAAACTCTTCAAAAAGAGTATTGGACAACCCCATGATCACTGAACCTTCGATCTGCTGCTCGCACAACACCGGATGAATAGCTTTCCCCACATCATGAGCCGCCGCAACCTTTAACACCTTCACTATGCCTGTCTCGGTATCAACCTCAACTTCGGCGGCATGGGTCGCAAACATCCAGAAGATACTGCTCATTCCTTCCCGCCCGGGCAGAGCGGCCAGCAAGGGAGAGCCAACCGGGGTATAGTGCCCCTCCCCTACAAGAATGGACCCGCCCCTTCCTCCGATTTTTTTGGCCAGAAGCTCCTTCAAGCTTATCCTTGCTTCTCCCGCACCTTTTTGAAAGATCTTCCCTTCAGAAAGATTCAGGCTTTCAGGATCTGCCTCCAAAATTTCCCCGGCAAATTTCAAGATTTTCTTGCGCACCTCCATGCCGGCCATAATAACGGCGTTCCCCATGTGATAAGTAGTTCGGCTGGAACATACTCCGAGATCATAAGGCGAAAGATGAGTATCAGACTGAGGGACGGAGATGGAGGCTAATGGTACACCGATGGTATCCGCAGCCATCTGGGCTAAGACGGTTTTCTGGCCGCAACCGACTTCCACTGCACTGGAAAGCAGGGTAACGCCCCCATCATCGTATAGCTTGATGAAGCAGTAGGATTCCGTGGGGGTTGCCGTGGGCTTGATCGTAACGGCGATTCCCTTGCCTCTTCTTTTGGATCCCCCAAGTGATGGTTTTGCTTCTCCCCATCCGATCTCGCGGCTTGCTCGCTTAAGGGTTTCCTTCATGCCCACGCCGCGCAAAATCTGGCCGTTGATGTAGGGATCCCCTTCCACATAACCGTTCTTGAGGCGGATCTCCAGGGGATCTAAACCTAACTTTTCGGCGATGCTATCCATATGGACTTCGCAGGCCCAAGTTACCTGGGTCGTGCCAAAGCCCCGATAGGCACCGCTGATTTCCTTATTGGTATAAACCAAGCGGGAACGGAGCTCCAGGTTGGGTACGCGGTATGGACCCATGATCTGCAAGGCCCCCCGGAAAGCGACATCGGGGGCCCAGGAAGCATAAGCACCACTATCCCAGATCATTTCGGCCTTGCGGGCCGTAATGGTCCCGTCTCTTTTCACGCCCGTGGTAAGCTTCAGATATGCCCCCACCCGGGTTTGCGAAGCCGTTAGTTCCTCTTCCCGGGAAAGGACCACTTTCACCGGCCTTCCTTTGGTGAATCGCGCCAGGGCGACAGCAATGGCTTCAGCCACCATAGTTCCCTTGCCGCCAAATCCCCCCCCGGAATAAGTTGAGATATAGCGGACTTTGTTGAGGGAAGTACCCAGAGCTGCAGCCAGTTCTTTGGCAATAGTGTGGGGTCTATCCGTGGAAGACCAGATCGTGAATTCTTCTGTAAAAGGGAGGTACTGGGCTACGGCGGCATGGGGCTCCATCGGGGTATGGGCTACGGGATGCGCATAATAATCATCTGCAACGATCTCGTCAGCTTCGGCAAACCCCTTCTCCATATCCCCCAGAGAATAAGTTCGCAGGACACAAATGTTTGTTCCCGGAACAATTTCATAACGAGGTAAATGAAAATATTCCTCCAAATGCTCATGGATTAAGGGAGCACCTTTGGCTATGGCTTCCCGTGGATCGAAGACGGCCGGCAACTCCTCATACTCCACCCGCACCCTCCCCACCGCTACCTGCGCCGCCAACTCCGTTTCCGCCGCCACCGCGACCACCGGCTCCCCAACATACCGCACCCGGTCA
Proteins encoded in this region:
- a CDS encoding molybdopterin-dependent oxidoreductase, translating into MDIRYVGKSVVRVDGLEKVTGRAVYSVDVELPGMLYGAVLRSPVAHGRIVGVDVAEARKVAGVRAVVTGKDFPYTFGNMIKDQPFLAFDRVRYVGEPVVAVAAETELAAQVAVGRVRVEYEELPAVFDPREAIAKGAPLIHEHLEEYFHLPRYEIVPGTNICVLRTYSLGDMEKGFAEADEIVADDYYAHPVAHTPMEPHAAVAQYLPFTEEFTIWSSTDRPHTIAKELAAALGTSLNKVRYISTYSGGGFGGKGTMVAEAIAVALARFTKGRPVKVVLSREEELTASQTRVGAYLKLTTGVKRDGTITARKAEMIWDSGAYASWAPDVAFRGALQIMGPYRVPNLELRSRLVYTNKEISGAYRGFGTTQVTWACEVHMDSIAEKLGLDPLEIRLKNGYVEGDPYINGQILRGVGMKETLKRASREIGWGEAKPSLGGSKRRGKGIAVTIKPTATPTESYCFIKLYDDGGVTLLSSAVEVGCGQKTVLAQMAADTIGVPLASISVPQSDTHLSPYDLGVCSSRTTYHMGNAVIMAGMEVRKKILKFAGEILEADPESLNLSEGKIFQKGAGEARISLKELLAKKIGGRGGSILVGEGHYTPVGSPLLAALPGREGMSSIFWMFATHAAEVEVDTETGIVKVLKVAAAHDVGKAIHPVLCEQQIEGSVIMGLSNTLFEEFKMEKGRILNDTLSDYKVASTLDTPEIVSIIVETEHPEAPFGAKGVGEPAAAPTGPAIANAIFDAIGVRFKDLPITPEKVLSALSEKNKKEA